One Fibrobacter sp. UWB16 DNA window includes the following coding sequences:
- the rplM gene encoding 50S ribosomal protein L13 — MKTITVNPKTVSRKWKLVDAADKPMGRVASEVARLLMGKHKAIYSPNVDTGDFVVVINAEKVAVSGNKALQKQYFHHTGHIAGERWINFADLLAKNPTAPLEAAIWGMLPHSALGHKMIKKLKIFAGAEHPFAAQKPEVVEL, encoded by the coding sequence ATGAAGACCATTACGGTAAACCCGAAGACTGTCTCCCGCAAGTGGAAGCTTGTGGACGCAGCTGACAAGCCGATGGGACGCGTTGCAAGCGAAGTTGCTCGTCTCCTCATGGGCAAGCACAAGGCCATCTATTCCCCGAACGTCGACACTGGCGACTTCGTGGTTGTCATTAACGCTGAAAAGGTTGCCGTTTCTGGCAACAAGGCTCTCCAGAAGCAGTATTTCCACCACACTGGCCACATCGCCGGTGAACGTTGGATCAACTTTGCTGACCTCTTGGCAAAGAACCCGACTGCTCCGCTCGAAGCTGCCATTTGGGGCATGCTCCCGCACAGCGCTCTTGGCCACAAGATGATCAAGAAGCTCAAGATTTTTGCAGGTGCCGAACATCCGTTCGCTGCCCAGAAACCCGAAGTCGTAGAACTTTAA
- a CDS encoding SDR family NAD(P)-dependent oxidoreductase — MDLKSIAKKTLNYMRGKRIVYVEKVCRPYEIQVKSNDRFKGQVAIVTGASGVIGRAIAYRLAAEGSLVYVCGTKIEKVNSIVNEISKDGFAAKALTFSLLDEQAIINSFKSVIEESGKIDLLVCCAGGGARDEMHPLIDQSSAVIDSVLNVNLRGSILCSREALKYMSQAQSGNIILVSSTVGVRGMKYYSEYAAAKAGIIAFMQSIAMEYGQNHIRVNCVTPGIVERGTIDDIKLERIHRTNWLNDYGKPEDIAGMVAYLNSDEASFITGQNFIVDGGRSLGLKGA; from the coding sequence ATGGATCTCAAATCAATTGCTAAGAAAACTCTGAACTATATGCGAGGCAAACGCATTGTTTATGTAGAGAAGGTCTGTCGTCCATACGAAATACAAGTAAAGTCGAATGACCGATTCAAGGGACAGGTAGCCATTGTCACAGGTGCGTCTGGAGTCATTGGTCGAGCAATCGCTTATAGACTTGCTGCAGAAGGATCCCTAGTTTATGTATGCGGTACAAAAATTGAAAAAGTAAATTCAATTGTCAATGAGATTTCCAAAGATGGTTTTGCAGCAAAAGCTTTAACATTTAGTTTACTAGATGAGCAAGCCATTATTAATTCGTTTAAATCTGTAATAGAAGAAAGCGGTAAGATAGACCTACTTGTCTGCTGTGCCGGAGGAGGTGCAAGAGACGAAATGCATCCGTTAATAGATCAAAGCTCCGCTGTAATCGATTCTGTACTTAACGTAAATCTTCGTGGTTCGATTCTTTGCAGCCGTGAAGCCCTAAAATATATGTCCCAAGCTCAATCGGGTAACATAATTTTGGTATCCTCCACCGTTGGTGTGCGCGGTATGAAATATTATTCAGAATATGCAGCCGCAAAAGCCGGAATAATTGCATTTATGCAGTCCATCGCTATGGAATATGGGCAAAATCATATTAGGGTAAATTGCGTAACCCCAGGAATTGTCGAAAGAGGGACAATTGACGATATAAAGTTAGAACGTATCCATAGGACAAACTGGCTTAATGACTACGGAAAACCCGAAGATATTGCAGGAATGGTTGCTTACCTCAACTCAGATGAGGCCTCTTTTATTACAGGGCAGAATTTCATTGTAGATGGTGGTAGAAGTCTCGGCCTCAAAGGAGCATAA
- a CDS encoding oligosaccharide flippase family protein has translation MTSSNSNSKRVAKNTLLLYMRMFFTMGVSLFTSRIVLNTLGVEDYGLYNVVGGIVVLLAFLNGAMSSATQRYLNVALGKNDQNELNKIIRNALCLHLVVALIIIFVAETFGLYFVNTFMNIPEPRMEIANWVYQFSIFSFVASVISVPFTASIIAHEKMSAFAWMAIFDVSAKLAIVFSLTFIEYDKLFIYALLLFIQSCITQYIYFMYCRRNFEECRIKEFSIDKSLLKKMTSFSSWSIVGSLGYLIHTQGIAIVINVFFGVSVNAAQGISNQVNGIVKQFVSNFLMAFNPQVVKTYAAGELTEMHKLILRGCKVACLMVAFFVVPLILEAPTILKLWLGFVPNYAVIFVRLILLLTLFDAFTGLLASAKGATGDIKSYQIVLTTIGLTHLPLVWICFKLGWEPYWAQIVYLFIIIALQIVRIWFVCNAVKLSIIYFYKEVILRCSIVILSATILPLYMHFALPNCTLSSMAVCATSVILLILFSLGIGFNKNEREHLIKIITNKIKRKHNGSQINC, from the coding sequence ATGACATCTTCTAATTCAAATAGCAAACGTGTGGCAAAAAACACTCTCCTTTTGTACATGCGGATGTTTTTCACAATGGGTGTTAGCTTATTTACAAGCCGCATCGTGCTAAACACATTAGGTGTAGAAGATTATGGTTTGTACAATGTCGTTGGCGGCATTGTCGTTTTACTCGCTTTTTTAAACGGGGCAATGAGTAGTGCAACACAACGTTATTTAAATGTTGCATTAGGAAAAAATGACCAAAATGAACTGAATAAAATTATCAGAAATGCCTTATGTTTACATCTAGTTGTTGCACTTATAATCATCTTTGTTGCAGAAACATTTGGCTTATATTTTGTAAACACATTCATGAATATTCCTGAACCACGTATGGAAATTGCAAACTGGGTTTATCAGTTTTCAATTTTTTCATTTGTTGCGTCTGTAATTTCAGTACCCTTTACAGCAAGCATCATCGCCCATGAAAAAATGTCTGCATTTGCTTGGATGGCTATTTTTGATGTATCTGCAAAATTAGCTATTGTCTTTTCCTTAACATTCATTGAATATGACAAATTATTCATTTATGCATTGCTGCTCTTTATTCAATCATGCATCACCCAGTATATCTATTTTATGTATTGCCGACGAAATTTTGAGGAATGTAGAATAAAAGAGTTTTCTATAGACAAAAGTCTTTTAAAAAAAATGACATCATTTTCATCGTGGTCCATTGTAGGTAGTCTTGGATATCTAATTCATACACAAGGAATAGCTATTGTAATCAATGTCTTTTTTGGAGTAAGCGTTAATGCCGCTCAAGGAATATCAAATCAAGTTAATGGGATTGTTAAGCAGTTTGTCTCTAACTTTTTAATGGCATTCAATCCCCAAGTTGTAAAAACATATGCTGCAGGTGAACTCACAGAAATGCACAAGCTCATTTTAAGAGGCTGTAAAGTTGCATGTTTAATGGTCGCCTTTTTTGTTGTGCCCTTGATTTTAGAGGCTCCAACAATATTAAAGTTATGGTTAGGTTTTGTCCCAAATTACGCTGTTATTTTCGTCCGTTTAATTTTACTTTTGACCCTTTTCGATGCGTTCACAGGCCTTTTAGCATCAGCAAAAGGAGCTACTGGAGATATAAAAAGTTACCAAATCGTATTGACAACAATTGGATTAACCCACTTACCCTTGGTATGGATCTGTTTTAAGCTGGGATGGGAACCTTATTGGGCCCAAATAGTCTATTTATTCATCATTATTGCTCTGCAAATTGTTAGAATTTGGTTTGTTTGCAATGCTGTAAAGCTGTCAATAATTTATTTTTACAAAGAGGTAATTTTGCGTTGCTCAATTGTAATATTATCAGCGACGATTTTGCCTTTATATATGCATTTTGCATTACCAAATTGCACATTAAGCAGTATGGCAGTATGCGCTACAAGCGTCATATTGCTAATACTATTTTCCTTGGGTATTGGATTCAATAAAAACGAACGAGAGCATCTCATAAAAATCATCACTAACAAAATTAAACGGAAACACAATGGATCTCAAATCAATTGCTAA
- the rpsI gene encoding 30S ribosomal protein S9 — MATAKNKKIYRGTGRRKNAIAAVILKPGSGKRTINGRDFKEYFHSEVQDMIANLPFAILGNAEEWDVEVTARGGGIAGQMGAVRLGISRALVANDAEVKPALKKEGLMTRDARAVERKKFGRKKARKHFQFSKR; from the coding sequence ATGGCTACAGCAAAGAATAAGAAGATCTACCGCGGCACTGGCCGTCGCAAGAACGCCATCGCCGCTGTGATTCTGAAGCCGGGTTCCGGCAAGCGCACTATCAATGGTCGTGATTTCAAGGAATACTTCCATTCTGAAGTGCAGGACATGATTGCAAATCTTCCGTTCGCCATCCTTGGCAACGCTGAAGAATGGGACGTCGAAGTTACCGCTCGTGGCGGTGGCATCGCTGGCCAGATGGGCGCTGTCCGTCTCGGCATCTCTCGCGCACTCGTTGCTAACGATGCAGAAGTGAAGCCGGCTCTCAAGAAGGAAGGCCTCATGACTCGTGACGCACGTGCCGTTGAACGTAAGAAGTTCGGCCGCAAGAAGGCTCGTAAGCACTTCCAGTTCAGCAAGCGCTAA
- a CDS encoding hemolysin family protein, whose translation MFEIALTVFCCLAASAFCSVTEASFYSVPPSTVEVLERQKKFTARYLKHVKDNIDRYIASVLVVNTVANTVGASLATALAVKRLSPSAAMLLPVILTILILLFGEITPKTLGVKQAKVCAPLVAVPFYYITKILSWTGIIWLCLTLTKHWTHEDKEKKDVSIEDINSLVSLGLREDVIDRQQALVIKNILSLKSLPVRRVMTPRQVVFTLSADSTIGETLDERGNWPFSRVPLYDGKKDNWIGIVLRRDAYNQLAEGHRDVKLRQLMRPMQLVPDSLMTDKLLLRFLKQRGHIVGVVDEWGAIAGIVSLEDVLEEILGREIVDEFDVAVNLQETARRKSKALASMRKEKSRQ comes from the coding sequence ATGTTTGAAATTGCATTAACTGTTTTTTGTTGTCTTGCTGCTTCGGCATTTTGCTCTGTGACCGAAGCCTCGTTCTATAGCGTCCCGCCTTCGACGGTGGAAGTCCTGGAGCGCCAGAAGAAGTTTACCGCGCGTTACCTGAAACACGTGAAGGATAACATCGACCGCTATATTGCTTCGGTGCTTGTGGTGAATACGGTTGCGAATACGGTGGGCGCGTCCTTGGCGACGGCCTTGGCCGTGAAGCGCTTGTCGCCTTCGGCGGCGATGCTCTTGCCGGTGATACTCACGATTCTCATTTTGCTTTTTGGCGAAATCACTCCCAAGACGCTCGGCGTTAAACAGGCGAAAGTCTGCGCACCGCTCGTGGCTGTACCGTTTTACTACATCACGAAAATCCTCAGCTGGACGGGAATCATCTGGCTTTGCCTCACGCTTACCAAGCACTGGACGCACGAGGACAAAGAAAAGAAGGACGTGAGCATCGAGGACATCAACAGCCTCGTGAGTCTCGGGCTTCGCGAAGATGTAATTGACCGCCAGCAGGCGCTTGTCATCAAGAACATCCTTTCGCTCAAGTCGCTCCCAGTGCGCCGCGTGATGACGCCGCGACAGGTTGTGTTTACGCTCTCTGCCGACAGTACGATTGGCGAGACTCTTGACGAGCGCGGCAACTGGCCGTTCTCGCGTGTGCCGCTTTACGATGGTAAAAAGGACAATTGGATTGGGATTGTGCTCCGCCGCGATGCGTACAACCAGCTTGCCGAGGGCCACCGCGATGTGAAACTCCGCCAGCTCATGCGCCCGATGCAACTCGTGCCCGACAGCCTTATGACCGACAAGTTGTTGTTGCGATTCCTCAAGCAGCGTGGGCATATCGTGGGCGTTGTCGATGAATGGGGCGCGATTGCGGGCATCGTGAGTCTCGAAGACGTGCTCGAAGAAATCCTCGGGCGCGAAATCGTCGATGAATTTGATGTGGCTGTGAACCTCCAGGAAACCGCCCGCCGCAAGTCCAAGGCGCTCGCCTCCATGCGCAAAGAAAAAAGTAGACAGTAG
- a CDS encoding flavodoxin family protein, which yields MAEKKKILVMVASPKRERSGTLIPTKAFVEGLEQNGDYETEYIFIDKMNIKPCRGCLSCWGREDGSCFMKDDDVPMIREKLINSDIVIWSFPLFLFGVPGQMKVLMDRIVGMVHPYMGQKLKEGANAMSTPLHGLQFQKEGQKIILLSSCAWMDLDVVYEPVRKQFDIILGHEGYTLIACPQMRALDHRGGPRRLNMLREKYRKGGAELAKTGTLSQEAIDLMQKPIFSDDAYETLVVEFVTHMFDRDDNF from the coding sequence ATGGCAGAAAAAAAGAAAATTCTCGTAATGGTCGCTAGCCCGAAAAGGGAACGCAGTGGAACCCTCATCCCGACGAAGGCTTTTGTCGAGGGACTGGAACAAAACGGCGACTACGAGACGGAATACATTTTCATTGACAAGATGAACATCAAGCCGTGCCGCGGTTGTCTCAGCTGCTGGGGGCGCGAAGACGGTTCGTGTTTCATGAAAGACGACGATGTTCCGATGATCCGCGAAAAGCTCATCAATTCGGATATTGTCATTTGGAGTTTTCCGCTGTTCCTGTTTGGCGTCCCGGGCCAGATGAAGGTCTTGATGGACCGCATCGTGGGCATGGTCCATCCGTACATGGGCCAGAAGCTCAAAGAAGGGGCTAACGCCATGAGCACCCCGCTACACGGGCTGCAGTTCCAGAAAGAAGGTCAAAAGATCATTCTGCTTTCGAGTTGCGCCTGGATGGACTTGGACGTGGTTTACGAGCCGGTCCGCAAGCAGTTCGACATCATTCTCGGGCACGAGGGCTACACGCTTATCGCCTGTCCGCAAATGCGTGCGCTCGACCACCGTGGCGGGCCGCGCCGCTTGAACATGCTCCGTGAAAAGTACCGCAAGGGCGGCGCCGAACTTGCCAAAACGGGGACACTCTCGCAGGAAGCGATTGACCTGATGCAGAAGCCGATCTTTAGTGACGACGCCTACGAGACGCTCGTCGTGGAATTCGTGACGCACATGTTCGATAGAGACGATAATTTCTAG
- the menD gene encoding 2-succinyl-5-enolpyruvyl-6-hydroxy-3-cyclohexene-1-carboxylic-acid synthase: MFSEKRNVLQLLSLLKAHNISKFVVSPGSRHIPIVISMECDPFFKLYSVVDERSASFFAIGLMQSTKEPVGIICTSGTASANYCSAINECLYQELPLLIITADREEALRDQHEDQMIRQSNMYVNIAKMVANLPLVNTERDAWFNNRLINEALLELNHHGCGPVQINIPIPEHMDSFTTQALPQERKISRFDLDSINWQNISQRLTNKKVVIVCGEGFVPTKNQLNDLELFAKKYDSVILSDKMSNCHTANSIENAFAILQALSGKDLTEIAPDIIISIRANFSFNPELKGLVKNLRTKGFKIQNWFVHQSGRVVDPYQGLLTDIFEMDEFTFFRNVALQKNDEKEESDYSESWKVISESIEEPKFEFGHLKSVGEFLKRIPKNSVLHLANSNSVRMAQLYNVDSSVEIHCNRGTDGIDGCMSSAVGFASNSAKLNYLMIGDLTFFYDMNALWNPQLRKNLRILLDNNGGGAIMHMPQRPQFALDLLPNYISACHNASAKAWAEDRGFKYYSARNAEELQNGVDALTDVNVEGPILLEVFTNLFDDVKCLKEYYAQIDRNKLDKSLTTRSKQVIRKVCSILGIDPQKIKNAIHK; this comes from the coding sequence ATGTTTTCAGAAAAAAGAAATGTTTTACAGTTACTTTCGTTATTGAAAGCGCACAACATATCTAAATTCGTTGTTTCTCCTGGAAGCAGACACATTCCCATTGTAATTTCAATGGAATGTGATCCGTTTTTCAAGTTATATTCTGTCGTAGACGAACGTAGTGCCTCTTTTTTTGCAATTGGTTTGATGCAAAGTACTAAAGAGCCTGTCGGCATTATCTGCACATCAGGGACCGCATCTGCTAACTACTGTTCAGCAATCAATGAATGTTTATATCAGGAACTGCCTCTGCTTATAATAACAGCTGATAGAGAAGAGGCTCTTAGGGATCAACACGAAGACCAAATGATCCGTCAATCCAATATGTATGTAAACATAGCTAAGATGGTCGCCAATTTACCATTAGTCAATACAGAACGAGACGCCTGGTTCAACAATAGGTTGATCAACGAAGCTCTATTGGAGTTAAATCATCATGGGTGCGGTCCTGTACAAATAAATATTCCCATTCCAGAGCACATGGATTCGTTTACAACACAAGCTCTTCCGCAAGAACGGAAAATATCTCGATTCGATTTAGATTCAATTAATTGGCAAAATATATCGCAACGGCTAACAAATAAGAAGGTCGTTATTGTTTGTGGTGAAGGTTTTGTTCCAACAAAAAATCAATTGAATGATTTGGAATTATTTGCAAAAAAATATGATTCCGTTATCCTTTCAGATAAAATGAGCAACTGTCATACCGCAAACAGCATTGAGAATGCATTTGCCATATTGCAGGCGCTCTCAGGAAAAGATTTAACAGAAATTGCACCCGACATCATTATTTCCATTCGTGCAAATTTTTCATTCAACCCGGAGCTAAAAGGTCTTGTCAAAAATCTTCGTACAAAAGGTTTTAAAATACAGAACTGGTTTGTTCATCAAAGTGGACGCGTTGTTGATCCCTATCAAGGTTTGCTGACTGATATCTTTGAAATGGATGAATTCACATTCTTCAGAAATGTTGCTTTACAAAAAAATGATGAAAAAGAAGAATCCGACTATTCTGAATCTTGGAAAGTTATTTCCGAATCCATTGAAGAGCCTAAATTTGAATTTGGACATTTGAAAAGTGTCGGGGAATTTCTAAAAAGGATTCCTAAAAACAGCGTACTACACCTAGCTAATAGCAATTCCGTCAGAATGGCGCAATTATACAACGTAGATTCCTCTGTAGAAATTCATTGTAACAGAGGAACTGATGGTATAGATGGTTGTATGTCTTCTGCAGTGGGTTTTGCAAGTAATTCAGCAAAGTTGAATTACTTGATGATTGGAGATTTAACATTTTTCTATGATATGAACGCTCTGTGGAATCCGCAATTGAGAAAGAACCTAAGAATATTATTGGACAACAATGGTGGCGGAGCAATTATGCATATGCCCCAAAGACCACAATTTGCGCTAGATTTGTTGCCTAATTATATATCAGCATGTCACAACGCAAGTGCCAAAGCCTGGGCCGAAGATCGAGGCTTTAAATACTACTCTGCAAGGAATGCTGAGGAATTGCAAAATGGGGTGGATGCACTTACCGATGTTAATGTAGAAGGTCCGATACTTCTTGAGGTATTTACCAACCTTTTTGACGATGTAAAATGTTTAAAAGAATATTACGCTCAAATCGACAGAAATAAGCTTGATAAAAGCCTTACAACTCGTTCTAAACAAGTTATAAGAAAGGTCTGTTCGATCTTAGGAATAGACCCTCAAAAAATAAAGAACGCAATACACAAATAA
- a CDS encoding CotH kinase family protein, with product MNRGFHNRLVSLFVFLSTFLWIASFCACSNKVLDVEAEGQAELADDDLSLSVRTSLVSEGSSKSTYPSSFKPDDKEYPYAGVPRVVIETEYRQAINDRETEIPAKLQIWGENESESEIMDLTIRGRGNTSWTDVPKKSYKIEFEKKQSVLGMPKDKDWALIANYYDKSLMRNFISYRLSAALGAYYAPRCEFAELYLNGKYLGVYLLTETIKIGKNRVNIPNDDYSYIVEVDGKYKTGEQVVFSDVLTENGKGKAFRVHEPKNASDEILDTVQKHIEDFEMFLKTLESGVDNNVEAWIDVDEVAKHYWVQELAKNPDANFYTSVYFTWCKGEKIKMGPVWDFDLAYGNYDDESVNLIEGWRVRNYWHYYLYQDSKARAQIKKRWKDSYAVIESVADSIDAAYARLEKVSSNNFKRWNILKKVDDEIFSKSYSSYKEVVDDLKEWIIKRMEWIDLNLR from the coding sequence ATGAATAGGGGATTCCATAACAGGCTTGTTTCGCTTTTTGTTTTTCTAAGTACCTTTTTGTGGATAGCTTCTTTTTGCGCCTGTAGCAATAAAGTCCTAGATGTAGAAGCCGAAGGTCAAGCGGAACTTGCAGATGATGATCTTTCTTTGAGCGTGAGAACCTCTTTGGTAAGCGAGGGCTCTTCAAAGAGCACCTATCCGAGTTCGTTTAAGCCTGATGACAAGGAATACCCCTATGCAGGCGTTCCGCGCGTTGTGATTGAAACTGAATATCGCCAAGCGATCAACGATCGCGAAACCGAAATCCCTGCTAAGCTACAAATCTGGGGAGAGAACGAATCCGAAAGTGAAATAATGGATTTGACGATAAGGGGAAGAGGGAATACAAGTTGGACCGATGTTCCCAAGAAAAGCTATAAAATAGAATTTGAAAAGAAACAGTCGGTACTGGGTATGCCCAAAGACAAGGACTGGGCGCTTATTGCAAATTATTATGACAAGTCTTTGATGCGGAATTTTATTTCGTATCGTTTGTCTGCTGCTCTTGGGGCTTATTATGCACCGCGGTGCGAATTTGCTGAGTTGTATTTAAACGGAAAGTATTTGGGTGTGTATTTGTTGACGGAGACAATAAAGATTGGAAAGAACAGAGTAAATATTCCAAATGATGATTATTCGTATATAGTAGAAGTTGATGGAAAGTATAAAACAGGGGAACAGGTCGTTTTTTCGGATGTTTTAACTGAAAATGGTAAGGGTAAAGCTTTTAGGGTGCATGAGCCGAAAAATGCATCTGATGAAATTTTGGATACTGTGCAGAAGCATATTGAAGACTTTGAAATGTTTTTGAAGACGCTTGAGTCTGGAGTGGATAATAACGTTGAAGCGTGGATTGATGTTGATGAGGTGGCTAAACATTATTGGGTTCAGGAATTAGCAAAAAATCCTGATGCGAATTTTTATACAAGTGTGTATTTTACTTGGTGTAAAGGTGAAAAAATAAAAATGGGACCTGTATGGGATTTTGATTTGGCTTATGGAAATTATGATGATGAAAGTGTTAACTTGATAGAAGGGTGGCGTGTTCGAAATTATTGGCATTATTATTTATATCAAGATTCAAAAGCTCGAGCGCAAATAAAAAAAAGATGGAAGGATAGTTATGCTGTGATTGAATCCGTTGCTGATTCTATTGACGCCGCCTATGCTAGATTAGAAAAAGTTTCATCAAATAATTTTAAGCGATGGAACATTCTAAAGAAAGTTGATGATGAAATTTTTTCCAAATCATATTCGTCTTATAAAGAAGTTGTTGATGACTTGAAAGAATGGATTATAAAAAGAATGGAATGGATTGACCTTAATTTAAGGTAA